In a genomic window of Streptomyces sp. SJL17-4:
- a CDS encoding DUF364 domain-containing protein, which yields MNTSVSPSLSVDKLIAASLAGEHGPLPAELVATSVFWIHHGTRLAGGDTTYLNQYVLVRVGGTFGGCAFEAGELTPEICRDYSGTPLDVLLRDAPRPLRIAALDAYLAHTRPHRVAAEEGDAEPVGLPSGTPEIRARARDAAIAGLLDIEKGAKVGLIGVVNPLVAAIRERGGEPLPCDFNLRATQWGDPVTDDMNEVLDRADAVVATGMTLSNGSFDTILERCRHRGIPLIVYAQSGSAVARAFLGSGVTALSAEPFPFSQFSAEETVLYRYRTVDGA from the coding sequence TTGAACACGTCCGTTTCCCCTTCACTCTCGGTCGACAAGCTCATCGCGGCCTCCCTGGCCGGCGAACACGGCCCGCTCCCCGCCGAACTCGTCGCGACCAGCGTCTTCTGGATCCACCACGGCACCCGCCTGGCCGGCGGTGACACCACCTACCTCAACCAGTACGTCCTGGTGCGCGTCGGCGGCACCTTCGGCGGCTGCGCGTTCGAGGCCGGCGAGCTCACCCCGGAGATCTGCCGCGACTACTCCGGTACACCGCTCGACGTCCTGCTGCGGGATGCTCCGCGCCCCTTGCGGATCGCCGCCCTCGACGCCTACCTCGCCCACACGCGACCGCACCGGGTCGCCGCCGAAGAAGGGGATGCCGAACCGGTCGGCCTCCCGAGCGGTACGCCGGAGATCCGTGCGAGGGCCCGCGACGCGGCCATCGCCGGTCTGCTCGACATCGAGAAGGGCGCCAAGGTGGGCCTCATCGGTGTGGTCAACCCGCTGGTCGCGGCGATCCGCGAGCGCGGCGGGGAACCCCTGCCCTGCGACTTCAACCTCAGGGCGACCCAGTGGGGCGACCCCGTCACCGACGACATGAACGAGGTGCTCGACCGCGCCGACGCGGTCGTCGCCACGGGGATGACCCTGAGCAACGGCTCGTTCGACACGATCCTGGAGCGCTGCCGCCACCGTGGCATCCCGCTGATCGTCTACGCGCAGAGCGGCAGCGCCGTCGCCCGCGCCTTCCTCGGTTCGGGAGTGACCGCCCTGTCGGCAGAACCGTTCCCCTTCTCCCAGTTCAGCGCCGAGGAGACCGTCCTGTACCGCTACCGCACGGTGGACGGCGCATGA
- a CDS encoding ABC transporter ATP-binding protein — protein MRITADNLSWSVAGTPVVREVSATIAPGETVGLLGPNGSGKSSLLRCLAGLRAPDAGTVEYDGTSVADWSARRIARHVAFVAQDSGADSDLRVADVVGLGRTPFRDRWRGADATDRAVIAAALEVVGLTALADRSWKALSGGERQRAHIARALAQQPYALLLDEPTNHLDVKHQLELMELLTGTDRTVLVALHDLSLAARYCDRLLLLHHGRLITAGTPEAVLTADRLAEVFEVDAELTTDALGRPTVSYRRPLGASAPTPTHTLKETRS, from the coding sequence GTGAGGATCACCGCCGACAATCTGAGCTGGTCGGTGGCGGGCACACCGGTGGTGCGTGAGGTCAGCGCGACGATCGCCCCCGGCGAGACCGTCGGTCTGCTCGGCCCGAACGGCTCAGGGAAGTCCTCCCTGCTGCGCTGCCTGGCCGGGCTCCGCGCCCCCGACGCGGGCACGGTCGAGTACGACGGCACATCGGTGGCGGACTGGAGCGCGCGCAGGATCGCCCGCCATGTCGCCTTCGTCGCGCAGGACTCGGGCGCCGACAGCGATCTGCGGGTCGCCGACGTCGTCGGCCTCGGCCGCACCCCGTTCCGGGACCGCTGGCGCGGAGCGGACGCCACCGACCGGGCGGTGATCGCCGCCGCCCTGGAGGTCGTCGGCCTCACCGCACTCGCCGACCGCTCCTGGAAGGCACTGTCGGGCGGTGAACGCCAGCGGGCCCACATCGCCCGCGCGCTGGCCCAGCAGCCGTACGCCCTGCTGCTCGACGAACCCACCAACCACCTCGACGTCAAGCACCAGCTCGAACTGATGGAGCTGCTGACCGGCACCGACCGGACCGTTCTGGTCGCCCTCCACGACCTGTCGCTCGCGGCCCGCTACTGCGACCGGCTCCTGCTCCTGCACCACGGCCGACTGATCACGGCCGGGACTCCCGAGGCCGTCCTGACCGCCGACCGGCTCGCCGAGGTGTTCGAAGTCGACGCCGAACTCACCACCGACGCCCTGGGACGCCCGACCGTCAGCTACCGCCGCCCCCTCGGCGCATCCGCCCCGACCCCGACCCACACTCTGAAAGAGACACGATCTTGA
- a CDS encoding iron ABC transporter permease, whose translation MSPAELLLPTARGRGRTTEPATPGPLTPGLPDLPGMPGPSAPVGRPGRLHKAAPPHPGSPPGPGGPGTRPGIRRPLLLLLSTATLVASIAAAVRIGTADTGWTDLARALATHLGLDVRPLPPLVDSLIWDLRLPRVLMAALVGASLAVCGTVLQAVTRNALADPYLLGVSSGASTGAVAVVVLGIGASTLGVTGGALVGALLSFALLLLLLRRTGLDSVRIVLTGVVVGQLLTALTSLILMASADADTTRAVTHWLLGSMAPARWNTVVVCAIVTPLGLAVAWLCSNALDGLAFGTDTAASLGIGVRHTRMLLLVVTAALTAVAVATVGAIGFVGLIVPHGVRFLVGPLHRVLLPYAALAGAVFLVWTDALARIAFAPREVPVGVITALLGVPLFLLVLRRRGEL comes from the coding sequence ATGAGCCCGGCGGAGCTCCTGCTCCCGACGGCCCGCGGACGCGGCCGTACGACCGAGCCCGCCACCCCCGGGCCCCTGACGCCGGGCCTGCCGGATCTGCCCGGCATGCCGGGCCCGTCGGCACCAGTCGGCCGACCCGGCAGGCTCCACAAGGCCGCACCGCCCCACCCCGGTTCGCCCCCCGGCCCCGGCGGCCCCGGCACCCGGCCGGGCATCCGGCGGCCCCTCCTCCTGCTCCTCTCCACGGCCACGCTCGTGGCCTCGATCGCCGCAGCCGTCCGCATCGGCACCGCCGACACCGGCTGGACCGACCTGGCCCGCGCCCTCGCCACCCACCTCGGCCTGGACGTCCGGCCACTGCCCCCGCTGGTGGACTCGCTCATCTGGGACCTGCGGCTGCCGCGCGTCCTGATGGCCGCGCTCGTGGGCGCGTCGCTCGCCGTGTGCGGCACGGTGCTCCAGGCGGTCACCCGTAACGCGCTCGCCGACCCCTACCTGCTCGGCGTCTCGTCCGGCGCGTCGACCGGAGCCGTCGCCGTCGTCGTCCTCGGGATCGGCGCGAGCACGCTCGGCGTCACCGGGGGCGCGCTCGTCGGCGCGCTGCTCTCCTTCGCGCTGCTGCTCCTCCTGTTGAGGCGTACCGGCCTCGACTCCGTCCGCATCGTCCTCACCGGAGTGGTCGTCGGACAACTGCTCACCGCGCTGACCTCGCTGATCCTGATGGCCTCGGCGGACGCGGACACGACCCGGGCCGTCACGCACTGGCTGCTGGGATCCATGGCACCGGCCCGCTGGAACACCGTCGTGGTCTGCGCGATCGTCACCCCGCTGGGCCTGGCCGTGGCGTGGCTGTGCTCGAACGCCCTCGACGGGCTCGCGTTCGGCACGGACACCGCCGCCTCCCTCGGCATCGGCGTACGACACACCAGGATGCTGCTGCTCGTGGTGACGGCCGCGCTGACCGCGGTCGCGGTGGCCACCGTCGGCGCCATCGGTTTCGTCGGGCTGATCGTGCCCCACGGGGTGAGATTCCTCGTCGGACCGCTGCACCGGGTGCTGTTGCCGTACGCGGCGCTGGCCGGCGCGGTGTTCCTCGTGTGGACGGACGCGCTCGCACGGATCGCCTTCGCACCCCGCGAGGTTCCCGTCGGCGTGATCACCGCACTCCTCGGCGTACCGCTCTTCCTCCTCGTCCTGCGCAGGAGAGGTGAACTGTGA
- a CDS encoding ABC transporter substrate-binding protein, translating into MRHPARLGIALTLALATAGCSTAAGGGDAADTEAAASPSSKTSVTSCGRAVSLAEPPRRAVALDQSSTEMLLELGLQGRMAGTANLKTKIPAPYEAAYAKIPVIAPKIATGEQLRSATPDFVLAGSADLYTKDRAGTREELDALKVPTFVSAVDCPQHNPAGRTPFELLFSDYENLGKLFGAEERAGKLAADQRAAVAKAGVNASPARQGADRPTVVYLYSVFNGMPYVAGKTGLPSEMSRIVGAKNAFDDVEEDWPEVSWEEVARRDPDFIVIGDLSERGRPGDSAAEKRATMTAHPVISRLDAVRHNKIIEVPGIELDPSVRSVHALGLLAQGMKDLGHAR; encoded by the coding sequence ATGCGCCACCCCGCCCGTCTCGGTATCGCCCTGACCCTCGCCCTCGCCACCGCGGGCTGCTCCACCGCGGCCGGTGGTGGAGACGCGGCGGACACCGAGGCCGCCGCGAGTCCCTCCTCGAAGACCTCCGTCACCAGCTGCGGCCGCGCCGTGTCGCTCGCCGAGCCGCCGCGCCGCGCCGTCGCCCTGGACCAGAGCTCGACCGAGATGCTGCTCGAACTCGGACTCCAGGGCCGGATGGCGGGCACGGCCAACCTCAAGACCAAGATCCCCGCCCCGTACGAGGCCGCGTACGCGAAGATCCCGGTGATCGCGCCGAAGATCGCCACCGGCGAGCAACTGCGCTCCGCCACCCCCGACTTCGTCCTCGCCGGCTCCGCCGACCTCTACACCAAGGACCGCGCCGGCACCCGCGAGGAGCTGGACGCCCTGAAGGTCCCCACCTTCGTCAGCGCCGTGGACTGCCCGCAGCACAACCCGGCCGGCCGGACCCCCTTCGAGCTGCTCTTCTCCGACTACGAGAACCTGGGCAAGCTCTTCGGCGCCGAGGAACGCGCCGGCAAGCTCGCGGCGGACCAGCGCGCCGCGGTCGCCAAGGCGGGCGTGAACGCCTCTCCGGCGCGGCAGGGAGCGGACCGGCCGACCGTCGTCTACCTCTACTCCGTCTTCAACGGCATGCCGTACGTGGCCGGCAAGACCGGCCTGCCCAGCGAGATGAGCCGGATCGTCGGCGCCAAGAACGCCTTCGACGACGTCGAGGAGGACTGGCCCGAGGTCTCCTGGGAGGAAGTCGCCCGGCGCGACCCGGACTTCATCGTGATCGGCGACCTGTCCGAGCGGGGCCGCCCCGGCGACAGCGCCGCCGAGAAGCGGGCCACGATGACGGCGCACCCGGTGATCTCACGGCTGGACGCGGTCCGCCACAACAAGATCATCGAGGTGCCGGGCATCGAACTCGACCCCTCGGTCCGCTCCGTACACGCCCTCGGACTGCTCGCCCAGGGCATGAAGGACCTCGGACATGCCCGCTGA
- a CDS encoding MFS transporter, which produces MATTPTPTVAKSPVPRPRSVVRDPAFLRLWAGTTASGLATWALPFVLGLAVLHRDLGAAGLGLVLAARTAGFLAAVAVGGVLADRHSRRAVVLWSALAAAAAAPLLAAGLGRSLVLMTFAAALAGAGQGACRPAFQALTAETVEPGRRQQANAAMTMAVRGSTLAGPALTALLAAFLDVRTLLLGIGVLWLIAALAPGKGGVVAEVTEEEPGSKPSARQGAEPGAQEGVVAEAAAEDSAESAARRSPRAGAGFRTEFLDGIREARRHPWFLAGLAALVAVIALGYSATSVALPLISRDRYGTEWVLAAAMTAYTVGALAGALVIARWRPRSQGWAALAGLGAYGVAPLSLTLPVHPAVVVAAYAVAGIGIELFNVPWFTATQREVAPDKLARVSSLDFLVSYGLAPVGLALIAPAIGHFGVTPVLAACAAACFLVPAVAALVPTARHFARTAPAAARTDRLAD; this is translated from the coding sequence GTGGCAACCACACCCACGCCGACAGTCGCCAAGTCCCCCGTCCCACGCCCGCGTTCGGTCGTACGGGACCCCGCCTTCCTGCGTCTGTGGGCGGGCACCACCGCATCCGGCCTCGCGACCTGGGCCCTGCCCTTCGTCCTCGGGCTCGCCGTTCTGCACCGCGACCTCGGCGCCGCGGGACTCGGTCTCGTCCTCGCCGCCCGCACGGCCGGATTCCTCGCCGCCGTCGCCGTCGGCGGCGTCCTGGCCGACCGGCACTCCCGCCGTGCGGTCGTCCTCTGGTCCGCCCTCGCCGCGGCGGCCGCCGCGCCCCTGCTCGCCGCGGGCCTCGGCCGGTCGCTCGTGCTGATGACGTTCGCCGCGGCCCTCGCCGGTGCCGGGCAGGGCGCCTGCCGGCCGGCGTTCCAGGCCCTCACGGCGGAGACCGTCGAACCCGGGCGTCGCCAGCAGGCCAACGCCGCCATGACCATGGCGGTACGCGGCTCCACCCTCGCCGGACCCGCCCTGACCGCGCTGCTCGCGGCCTTCCTGGACGTCCGGACGCTGCTGCTCGGCATCGGGGTGCTGTGGCTGATCGCCGCGCTCGCCCCGGGCAAGGGGGGCGTCGTCGCGGAGGTGACGGAGGAGGAGCCGGGCTCGAAGCCGAGCGCTCGGCAGGGCGCGGAGCCGGGCGCTCAGGAGGGCGTCGTCGCGGAGGCCGCCGCAGAGGATTCCGCGGAGTCCGCCGCGAGGCGCTCCCCGCGGGCCGGGGCCGGGTTCCGCACCGAATTCCTTGACGGCATACGGGAGGCGCGCCGCCATCCCTGGTTCCTCGCCGGACTCGCCGCCCTCGTCGCCGTCATCGCGCTCGGATACTCCGCCACCAGCGTCGCGCTGCCCCTGATCAGCCGCGACCGCTACGGCACCGAGTGGGTCCTCGCCGCCGCCATGACCGCGTACACCGTGGGCGCGCTCGCCGGGGCCCTCGTCATCGCCCGCTGGCGGCCGCGTTCCCAGGGCTGGGCCGCGCTCGCCGGGCTCGGCGCGTACGGTGTCGCGCCGTTGAGCCTGACGCTGCCGGTGCATCCGGCCGTGGTCGTCGCGGCGTACGCCGTCGCCGGGATCGGCATCGAGCTGTTCAACGTGCCCTGGTTCACCGCCACCCAGCGCGAGGTCGCCCCGGACAAGCTGGCCCGGGTGTCGTCACTGGACTTCCTGGTGTCCTACGGCCTCGCACCCGTCGGTCTCGCCCTGATCGCGCCCGCCATCGGCCACTTCGGCGTCACGCCGGTCCTCGCCGCGTGCGCCGCGGCCTGCTTCCTCGTACCGGCGGTCGCGGCGCTCGTACCCACGGCCCGCCATTTCGCACGTACGGCCCCGGCGGCGGCGCGCACCGACCGACTGGCCGACTGA
- a CDS encoding glycosyltransferase — MRVVLSTYGGRGSVEPMVGLAVRLRELGAEVRVCAPPDEEFVDLFAGIGVSPVPVGRPVRPVMASVAPGSTVGLAQRAAELIAAQFGAVAATAEGCDALVATGPLPVTAGARSVAEKLGIRYVHASHQPISLPSPHQPPPGRRGRPLPPGVTDNRELWELDARNANEMFGAEINTHRAAIGLPPLDNVRDYAFTDRPWLATDPVLSPWPEPSVLDVVQTGAWMRPDDRPLPPGLVEFLGAGAPPVYAGFGSTPMGSDAAKNMARVAVGAIRAQGRRVIVAHGWAGLGLIDDGDDCFAVGEVNQQALFARVAAVVHHGSAGTTTTAARAGVPQVIVPQGGDQPYWAGRVADLGIGVAHDGPTPTVASLLAGLETALTTPTRARSRVVAATVDTEGAMTAAKRLLAEIDGDGPPRRA; from the coding sequence ATGCGTGTGGTGCTGTCGACGTACGGAGGGCGCGGGAGCGTCGAACCGATGGTGGGACTCGCGGTGCGGCTGCGGGAACTCGGCGCGGAGGTCCGGGTGTGCGCACCGCCGGACGAGGAGTTCGTGGACCTCTTCGCCGGCATCGGCGTGTCGCCGGTGCCGGTGGGCCGCCCGGTGCGCCCTGTGATGGCCTCGGTGGCACCCGGGTCGACGGTCGGACTGGCGCAGCGGGCGGCGGAGTTGATCGCCGCGCAGTTCGGCGCGGTCGCCGCGACGGCCGAGGGATGCGACGCGCTGGTGGCGACCGGCCCGCTGCCGGTGACGGCCGGCGCCCGGTCGGTCGCGGAGAAGCTGGGCATCCGCTACGTGCACGCGAGCCATCAGCCGATCAGCCTGCCCTCGCCGCACCAGCCGCCTCCCGGACGGCGGGGCAGGCCGTTGCCGCCGGGGGTGACCGACAACCGTGAGCTCTGGGAGCTGGACGCCAGGAACGCGAACGAGATGTTCGGTGCGGAGATCAACACCCACCGGGCGGCCATCGGCCTGCCGCCGCTGGACAACGTCCGCGACTACGCCTTCACCGACCGGCCGTGGTTGGCGACGGACCCGGTCCTGAGCCCGTGGCCGGAGCCGTCGGTGCTCGATGTCGTGCAGACCGGTGCGTGGATGCGGCCGGACGACCGCCCGCTTCCGCCCGGCCTCGTGGAGTTCCTGGGCGCCGGAGCCCCGCCGGTGTACGCGGGATTCGGCAGTACGCCGATGGGCTCCGACGCCGCGAAGAACATGGCCCGCGTGGCGGTCGGGGCGATCCGCGCACAAGGCCGTCGCGTGATCGTCGCCCACGGATGGGCCGGCCTGGGCCTGATCGACGACGGGGACGACTGCTTCGCCGTCGGCGAGGTCAACCAGCAGGCGCTGTTCGCCAGGGTGGCTGCCGTCGTGCACCACGGCAGCGCGGGCACCACGACGACGGCCGCGCGGGCCGGCGTGCCCCAGGTGATCGTGCCCCAGGGCGGGGACCAGCCGTACTGGGCGGGTCGGGTGGCCGACCTCGGCATCGGCGTGGCACACGACGGCCCGACCCCGACCGTCGCCTCCCTCCTTGCGGGCCTCGAAACGGCCCTGACCACGCCGACCCGCGCGCGCTCGCGGGTCGTCGCGGCGACGGTCGATACCGAAGGAGCGATGACGGCCGCGAAGCGGCTGCTCGCCGAGATCGACGGGGACGGGCCGCCACGGCGCGCATGA
- a CDS encoding VOC family protein, with product MTTFRGLATIRYHADDLAAARTWYSEVLGIEPYFERPEYIEFRLGDHHQELGISRTPSAPAGVVAYWHVDDVDAELARLLDLGAKEHEPLRDYGDFRAGAVLDPFGNVLGIMHNPHYLEVLGERDRPAAG from the coding sequence ATGACGACATTCCGTGGCCTCGCGACCATCCGCTATCACGCCGACGACCTGGCCGCCGCCCGTACCTGGTACTCCGAAGTCCTCGGCATCGAGCCGTACTTCGAGCGCCCCGAGTACATCGAGTTCCGGCTCGGCGACCACCATCAGGAGCTCGGCATCTCCCGAACTCCCTCCGCCCCGGCCGGAGTCGTCGCCTACTGGCACGTCGACGACGTCGACGCCGAGCTGGCCAGACTGCTGGACCTCGGCGCGAAAGAGCACGAACCGCTGCGCGACTACGGCGACTTCCGCGCCGGAGCGGTCCTCGATCCGTTCGGCAACGTCCTCGGCATCATGCACAACCCGCACTACCTGGAGGTGCTGGGGGAACGCGACCGGCCCGCCGCCGGCTGA
- a CDS encoding ATP-binding protein, with translation MKRNVQRVMKRVMKQVTTGERARLTALYGGLLLLAGALLTGVVYFLVKEGLYSSISLAVTGTVPAQRLEELPSPHPTALTSAAPASRLPMSPVPASPAPTAGTELPSEVLAITRSVSGAAESAALERLLTVSLIVLLVYAALSVLLAWWMAGRVLRPVAVITETARRLSGENLHERIALDGPPGELKRLADTFDGMLGRMEGLVSAQQRFAANAAHELRTPVAVQRAAAEIGLAGEPSPERVARIRAKLIEVADDSERIIEGLLLLAASDQGLRERRPVAVHEVARQAADALAAEAAEHRVTVSVRALPLTVDGDAVLLDRLVHNLVANGVRHNVPGGRVEVRTGPGGIEVSNTGPEVPSETVPLLFEPFRRLTERTHAPGEGAGLGLSIVESIARAHDATTQAFPNREGGGLTVRVRFGGAHQHR, from the coding sequence ATGAAGCGGAATGTGCAGCGGGTCATGAAGCGCGTCATGAAGCAGGTCACGACGGGGGAGCGGGCCCGGCTCACCGCCCTGTACGGCGGGCTCCTCCTGCTCGCGGGCGCCCTCCTGACAGGGGTCGTGTACTTCCTCGTGAAGGAGGGCCTGTACTCGTCGATCAGCCTGGCGGTCACCGGGACCGTACCGGCGCAGCGACTGGAGGAGCTGCCGAGCCCGCATCCGACCGCGCTCACCAGCGCCGCTCCGGCCAGTCGCCTCCCCATGAGTCCGGTGCCCGCGAGCCCCGCCCCGACGGCCGGAACCGAGCTTCCCAGCGAAGTGCTCGCGATCACGCGGTCGGTGAGCGGCGCGGCGGAGTCCGCTGCTCTGGAACGCCTCCTGACGGTGTCGCTGATCGTGCTCCTCGTGTACGCGGCGCTCTCCGTCCTGCTCGCGTGGTGGATGGCGGGCCGGGTGCTCCGGCCGGTGGCCGTGATCACGGAGACGGCCCGCCGGCTGTCGGGCGAGAACCTCCACGAGAGGATCGCGCTCGACGGACCGCCGGGCGAGCTGAAACGGCTCGCCGACACCTTCGACGGGATGCTCGGCCGGATGGAGGGGCTGGTCTCCGCCCAGCAGCGGTTCGCGGCGAACGCCGCCCACGAACTGCGTACGCCGGTGGCCGTGCAGCGCGCGGCCGCCGAGATCGGGCTCGCGGGGGAGCCCTCGCCGGAGCGCGTCGCCCGCATCCGGGCGAAGCTGATCGAGGTCGCGGACGACAGCGAACGGATCATCGAGGGCCTCCTGCTGCTCGCCGCGTCCGACCAGGGTCTCCGGGAGCGGCGCCCGGTGGCCGTGCACGAGGTGGCCCGCCAGGCGGCGGACGCGCTCGCGGCGGAGGCCGCGGAACACCGGGTGACGGTGTCCGTCCGGGCCCTGCCCCTGACGGTCGACGGCGACGCGGTGCTCCTCGACCGTCTGGTGCACAACCTGGTCGCCAACGGTGTACGGCACAACGTCCCCGGCGGCCGGGTCGAGGTCCGCACGGGCCCGGGCGGCATCGAGGTGTCCAACACCGGCCCCGAGGTCCCGTCCGAGACGGTCCCGCTGCTGTTCGAGCCCTTCCGTCGTCTGACCGAGCGCACCCACGCCCCCGGCGAGGGCGCGGGGCTCGGCCTCTCGATCGTCGAGTCGATCGCCCGCGCCCACGACGCGACGACGCAGGCGTTCCCGAACCGGGAGGGCGGCGGCCTTACGGTGCGGGTGCGGTTCGGTGGGGCGCACCAGCACCGATGA
- a CDS encoding response regulator transcription factor: MRVLVVEDEAFLAEMIAEGLRRDALAVDIAADGLEALRKMQLGEYDVLVLDRDLPGMHGDDVCRRVVEQRLMTRVLMLTAAGTVRDRVEGLGLGADDYLAKPFAYDELLARVLALGRRARPALPPVLERAGIVLDTARRQASRDGRHLHLSRKEFAVLEALLRAEGAVVSGEDLIEQVWEEHTSYRTNAVRVTLSKLRAKLGEPPVVETVPGSGYRIGS; the protein is encoded by the coding sequence ATGCGCGTACTGGTGGTGGAGGACGAGGCGTTTCTCGCCGAGATGATCGCCGAGGGGCTGCGCCGCGACGCGCTCGCCGTGGACATCGCGGCCGACGGCCTCGAAGCACTGCGGAAGATGCAGCTGGGGGAGTACGACGTGCTCGTCCTGGACAGGGATCTGCCCGGGATGCACGGCGACGACGTCTGCCGCCGCGTGGTCGAACAGCGGCTGATGACCCGGGTGCTGATGCTGACGGCGGCCGGCACGGTACGGGACCGGGTCGAGGGCCTCGGCCTGGGCGCCGACGACTACCTGGCCAAGCCCTTCGCGTACGACGAGCTGCTCGCCCGTGTCCTGGCCCTCGGCCGCCGTGCCCGGCCCGCGCTGCCGCCCGTACTGGAACGGGCCGGGATCGTCCTCGACACCGCCCGCCGCCAGGCCAGCCGCGACGGCCGCCATCTGCACCTGTCGCGCAAGGAGTTCGCCGTCCTGGAGGCCCTGCTGCGGGCCGAGGGCGCGGTGGTCAGCGGCGAGGACCTGATCGAGCAGGTCTGGGAGGAGCACACCAGCTACCGCACGAACGCGGTACGGGTCACGCTGAGCAAGCTGCGCGCGAAGCTGGGAGAGCCGCCGGTGGTGGAGACGGTCCCGGGCTCGGGCTACCGGATCGGGTCATGA
- a CDS encoding peptidoglycan-binding protein, translated as MSGHERPMARRRLLCALAAIVAVAGGGAAVTAVSAPDKAPAGAGGTADPKGLPAATAPVTRGDLSNSSQQDGTLGHLGERKINAGPAGVLTWIAATGAVVERDERLYEVEGGPVRLMYGAEPMYRTLKTGDKGKDVRQLEENLAALGYIGFDVDEEYTAKTAAAVKRWQKSHDLKRTGTIGPDQIAFAGSAVRVKEAGAAPGDRIAPGGPVLTVTGSERVVRFEIPVSEAESAKTGTRVTVRLPDGTQLPGKVSAVGKTASEGDDPQDRTPKIPVTVSFDQPEKVKGIDQSPVTVDLTGETRRDVLTVPVNALLALPGGGFGVQVVENGTTRDVEVELGMFGQGRVEVSGGGLREGMKVGVPSA; from the coding sequence ATGAGCGGCCACGAGCGGCCGATGGCCCGGCGCCGGCTGCTGTGCGCCCTCGCGGCGATCGTCGCCGTCGCGGGCGGCGGCGCGGCGGTCACCGCCGTGTCCGCGCCCGACAAGGCACCCGCCGGGGCCGGTGGCACCGCCGACCCGAAGGGACTGCCGGCCGCGACCGCTCCCGTCACCCGGGGCGACCTCAGCAACAGCTCCCAGCAGGACGGCACCCTCGGCCACCTCGGCGAACGAAAGATCAACGCGGGTCCCGCCGGGGTCCTGACCTGGATCGCCGCGACCGGAGCGGTCGTCGAGCGGGACGAGCGGCTGTACGAGGTCGAGGGCGGCCCGGTCCGCCTGATGTACGGTGCCGAGCCCATGTACCGGACGCTCAAGACCGGGGACAAGGGCAAGGACGTCCGCCAGCTGGAGGAGAACCTCGCCGCCCTCGGGTACATCGGATTCGATGTCGACGAGGAGTACACGGCGAAGACGGCCGCCGCCGTGAAGCGCTGGCAGAAGTCCCACGACCTGAAGCGGACCGGCACCATCGGCCCGGACCAGATCGCCTTCGCGGGCAGTGCGGTACGGGTGAAGGAGGCGGGCGCCGCGCCCGGCGACCGGATCGCGCCGGGCGGGCCGGTGCTCACCGTGACCGGTTCCGAGCGGGTGGTGCGCTTCGAGATACCCGTGTCGGAGGCCGAGTCGGCGAAGACCGGGACCCGGGTGACGGTACGGCTGCCGGACGGTACGCAGCTTCCGGGGAAGGTGTCGGCCGTCGGGAAGACCGCGTCGGAGGGCGACGACCCGCAGGACAGGACGCCGAAGATCCCCGTCACGGTCTCCTTCGACCAGCCGGAGAAGGTCAAGGGCATCGACCAGTCCCCGGTCACCGTCGACCTCACCGGCGAGACGCGCCGGGACGTCCTGACCGTACCGGTGAACGCGCTGCTCGCCCTTCCCGGCGGCGGCTTCGGCGTCCAGGTCGTCGAGAACGGAACGACGCGGGACGTGGAGGTCGAGCTCGGCATGTTCGGGCAGGGACGGGTCGAGGTCAGCGGGGGCGGGCTGCGCGAGGGCATGAAGGTCGGGGTGCCGTCCGCATGA